A stretch of the Candidatus Methylopumilus planktonicus genome encodes the following:
- a CDS encoding nitroreductase family protein, with translation MKKPAITEQPIHVILADRWSSRAYDPTQFVSQELLLSLMEAARWSPSCMGDQPWQFIVFNKKDATPWTQALNCLSIGNQNWAMDASILILACAHQNFSNNEKTNRWGQYDTGAASENICLQATSLGMVAHQMGGFDVEKTRQLFQIPSQYDLMSFIAIGYPLAIEKVNAEALAKEKEARKRKPLREIFYTNQWGEQSL, from the coding sequence ATGAAAAAACCAGCGATTACCGAACAGCCCATTCATGTCATTTTAGCCGACAGATGGAGTTCAAGAGCTTACGATCCAACTCAATTTGTTTCTCAGGAATTACTTTTATCCCTTATGGAAGCAGCGCGATGGAGTCCTTCATGCATGGGAGATCAGCCGTGGCAATTTATTGTATTTAATAAGAAAGATGCAACACCCTGGACGCAGGCACTTAATTGTTTGTCTATTGGTAATCAAAATTGGGCTATGGATGCATCTATTTTAATTTTGGCTTGCGCTCACCAAAACTTCTCGAATAATGAGAAAACTAACCGATGGGGCCAGTACGATACAGGCGCTGCTTCAGAAAATATCTGTCTTCAAGCCACAAGCTTGGGTATGGTGGCTCATCAAATGGGTGGATTTGATGTTGAAAAAACGAGACAATTATTTCAAATTCCAAGCCAGTATGATTTAATGTCCTTTATTGCGATTGGTTACCCACTCGCTATAGAGAAGGTAAATGCTGAAGCATTAGCTAAAGAAAAAGAAGCTAGAAAGCGCAAACCCTTAAGAGAGATTTTTTATACCAATCAATGGGGCGAGCAATCGTTATAG
- a CDS encoding thioredoxin family protein — protein sequence MATVKLTKKNFKKTIEDNDFVIVDFWAPWCEPCIEFTPIFEAASEKNKDILFGMVDIEADTEIGEYFQVEKIPGLLIIREQAGIHTQIGQIGASALDEIIKWAREHDMSTVRDYYEREAKGEIKAAQEK from the coding sequence ATGGCAACTGTAAAACTTACAAAAAAGAACTTTAAAAAAACAATCGAAGATAATGATTTTGTTATTGTTGATTTTTGGGCGCCATGGTGTGAACCTTGTATTGAATTTACGCCGATATTTGAAGCAGCCTCAGAAAAAAATAAGGATATTTTATTTGGGATGGTCGATATAGAAGCAGATACAGAAATTGGTGAATATTTCCAAGTTGAAAAAATACCAGGCCTTCTTATTATTAGAGAGCAAGCAGGCATTCATACTCAAATCGGTCAAATTGGCGCCTCGGCCCTTGATGAAATTATCAAGTGGGCAAGAGAACACGATATGTCAACTGTCAGAGATTATTATGAAAGAGAAGCTAAAGGCGAAATTAAGGCTGCCCAAGAAAAGTAG
- a CDS encoding peptidoglycan DD-metalloendopeptidase family protein, producing the protein MALFSLIAGCASNAPAPVTEKKIPADKSTTIQKNKSVARAKRDSTQPCPDVYIVKPGDTLYSLSLDCGFYYKEVAQANDIKEPYAIKVGEKIKFDQVKSNNPVVTTNEMKKNEDVVTTPLKNNEEVAANTETSPQPQTKPVTSGISHLDNPKAFREKYTDEAYNLKTTTPQTTNNVPSITSKEITPIALEDKLDWQWPAKGKLENLFNEAQGQKGIDIVGTLGQEIKAAGPGKVIYSGEDLKGYGKLVIIKHNNSYLSVYAHNKELLVKEGQIIMKGQKIATMGDSGADKVKLHFEIRKQGQSVDPTTFLGQP; encoded by the coding sequence ATGGCACTATTTTCTTTGATAGCTGGTTGCGCATCCAATGCGCCAGCGCCAGTCACTGAGAAAAAAATTCCTGCAGATAAATCAACTACAATACAAAAAAATAAATCTGTCGCGAGAGCCAAAAGAGACTCGACTCAGCCATGCCCAGATGTTTATATTGTCAAACCAGGCGATACCCTTTATAGCTTAAGTCTTGATTGTGGTTTTTATTACAAAGAAGTTGCTCAGGCAAATGATATTAAAGAGCCTTATGCGATTAAAGTAGGCGAAAAAATAAAATTCGATCAAGTTAAATCAAACAATCCTGTTGTCACTACAAATGAAATGAAAAAAAACGAAGATGTCGTCACTACACCATTAAAAAATAATGAAGAAGTAGCTGCCAATACGGAAACCTCACCCCAGCCTCAAACAAAACCAGTCACAAGTGGTATCAGTCATTTAGATAACCCAAAAGCTTTTAGAGAAAAATATACAGATGAAGCCTATAACCTTAAGACGACAACACCGCAAACTACAAATAACGTTCCATCAATAACATCTAAAGAAATTACACCTATTGCTTTAGAAGATAAATTAGATTGGCAATGGCCCGCTAAAGGTAAGTTAGAAAATCTTTTTAATGAGGCGCAAGGTCAAAAGGGAATTGATATTGTAGGAACGCTCGGTCAAGAAATTAAAGCAGCTGGTCCGGGCAAGGTTATTTACAGCGGAGAAGATTTAAAAGGGTATGGCAAGCTTGTGATCATTAAACACAATAACTCTTATTTGTCTGTGTATGCTCATAACAAAGAACTTCTCGTCAAAGAAGGTCAGATCATTATGAAGGGGCAAAAGATCGCAACGATGGGTGACTCTGGAGCTGACAAAGTGAAGCTTCACTTTGAAATTAGAAAACAAGGTCAGTCAGTTGATCCGACTACTTTTCTTGGGCAGCCTTAA